One Globicephala melas chromosome 4, mGloMel1.2, whole genome shotgun sequence genomic window carries:
- the LOC115855653 gene encoding syntenin-1 produces MSLYPSLEDLKVDKVIQAQAAFSANPANPAILSEASAPISQDGTLYPKLYPELSQYMGLSLNEEEIRANMAVVPGAPSQGQLVARASSMNYMVAPVTGNDTGIRRAEIKQGIREVILCKDQDGKIGLRLKSIDNGIFVQLVQANSPSSLVGLRFGDQVLQINGENCAGWSSDRAHKVLKQAFGEKITMTIRDRPFERTITMHKDSTGHVGFVFKNGKITSIVKDSSAARNGLLTEQNICEVNGQNVIGLKDSQIADILSTAGNVVTITIMPAFIFEHIIKRMAPSIMKSLMDHTIPEV; encoded by the coding sequence ATGTCTCTGTACCCATCTCTTGAAGACCTGAAGGTAGACAAGGTGATTCAGGCTCAAGCTGCCTTTTCTGCAAACCCTGCCAATCCAGCGATTCTATCTGAAGCTTCTGCTCCCATCTCTCAAGATGGAACTCTCTATCCTAAACTGTATCCGGAGCTCTCTCAGTACATGGGCCTGAgtttaaatgaagaagaaatacgTGCAAATATGGCCGTGGTCCCTGGAGCACCAAGTCAGGGGCAGTTGGTAGCAAGAGCTTCCAGCATGAACTATATGGTGGCTCCTGTAACTGGTAATGATACTGGAATCCGCAGAGCAGAAATTAAGCAAGGGATTCGGGAAGTCATTTTGTGTAAGGATCAAGATGGAAAAATCGGGCTCAGGCTTAAATCCATAGATAATGGTATATTTGTTCAGCTAGTCCAGGCCAATTCTCCGTCCTCGCTGGTTGGTCTGCGATTCGGGGACCAGGTGCTCCAGATCAACGGGGAGAACTGTGCTGGCTGGAGCTCCGACCGAGCACACAAGGTGCTCAAGCAGGCTTTTGGAGAGAAGATCACTATGACCATTCGTGACAGGCCCTTTGAACGGACAATTACCATGCATAAGGACAGTACTGGACATGTTggctttgtctttaaaaatggaaaaatcacatCCATAGTGAAAGATAGTTCTGCAGCTAGAAACGGTCTTCTCACGGAACAAAACATCTGTGAGGTCAACGGACAGAACGTCATTGGATTGAAGGACTCTCAAATCGCAGACATACTGTCAACAGCTGGGAATGTAGTTACTATTACAATCATGCCTGCTTTTATATTTGAACATATTATTAAACGGATGGCCCCGAGCATTATGAAAAGCTTGATGGATCACACCATTCCTGAGGTTTAG